A window of the Thermostichus vulcanus str. 'Rupite' genome harbors these coding sequences:
- a CDS encoding ABC transporter permease, giving the protein MSDPVSIWDALLNPFDWVRIPFDSWVSTGIQFLVTHFRPIFQSVRLPINSLLRSFQHLLLNTPPTVVLGVLTASAWQLAGRQVGFFGFLALSLIGFVGAWQPAMVSLSLVLTAVVVCLLLGIPLGVLCARSDPFEKLLRPLLDAMQTLPVFVYLVPVVMLFGVGEAPGVIATVIYALPPLIRLTNLGIRQVPEEVVEAALAFGATPNQILWETQIPLAIPTILAGVNQTVLFALGMSVVTSMIAVPGLGLVVLRGLNGLNVGMAATGGLGILLLAILLDRVTQQVGQIDFQRTWYRRGPIGWGWKRWQRWQARDPH; this is encoded by the coding sequence ATGTCGGATCCCGTCTCAATTTGGGATGCGCTTCTGAATCCGTTTGATTGGGTGCGGATCCCTTTTGACAGCTGGGTGAGCACCGGGATCCAATTCTTGGTGACCCATTTCCGCCCAATCTTTCAATCGGTACGGTTGCCCATCAACAGCCTGCTGCGCAGCTTTCAGCACCTGCTGCTCAATACCCCTCCGACAGTAGTGCTGGGGGTTCTAACCGCTTCGGCCTGGCAGTTGGCGGGTCGGCAGGTAGGGTTCTTTGGCTTTCTGGCGCTCAGTCTGATTGGCTTTGTCGGGGCTTGGCAACCGGCAATGGTTTCTCTGTCTTTGGTGCTGACGGCTGTTGTGGTTTGCCTATTGCTGGGGATCCCATTGGGGGTACTCTGTGCCCGGTCGGATCCCTTTGAGAAGCTGTTGCGCCCCCTCTTGGATGCGATGCAGACCTTGCCGGTATTTGTCTACCTTGTGCCGGTGGTGATGCTGTTTGGGGTTGGAGAAGCTCCCGGCGTGATCGCCACGGTCATCTACGCGCTTCCTCCCCTGATTCGGCTCACCAATCTGGGCATTCGCCAGGTTCCTGAAGAGGTGGTGGAGGCTGCCCTTGCCTTTGGCGCTACTCCCAACCAAATTCTCTGGGAAACCCAGATCCCTTTGGCCATACCCACCATCTTGGCGGGAGTTAACCAGACGGTGCTTTTTGCTTTGGGAATGTCGGTGGTCACCTCCATGATCGCGGTACCCGGGCTAGGGCTTGTGGTGTTGCGGGGGCTCAATGGCTTGAATGTGGGCATGGCCGCTACTGGAGGACTGGGAATCCTGTTACTGGCCATTTTGCTGGATCGCGTTACCCAACAGGTGGGACAAATTGACTTTCAACGAACTTGGTATCGGCGTGGGCCGATAGGTTGGGGATGGAAACGATGGCAGCGTTGGCAGGCTCGGGATCCCCACTAG